GGACGCAGGAGGTGGGGCGGGGCTCGAGTCGCAAGGACATCGGGGAACATTCGTGCGGTCACAGCGCACGGATCTTCCCCAGTCTGGTTGTGCCGACCGTAGCGGGTCGGTGTGCCATGGAACTTCTTACCCCGGCAACGTGTCCATGGCCCGGTCGAGCAGCACTTCGCGGGAAACTGCCCCGTCGCACGTGCGCCAGGTGTCGAGGGCGGCGTTCCAGCACTCCACGGCCGAGGCGACCAGGGCGCGGGGGCGGGGGTCCTGGTCGGCCGGCACCTCTCCGGGTAGCCGGGCGGCGACCACGGGACGCAGCAGTTTCTCCCACTCGTGCTGCTTCTCCCGGCGTCGCGTGCGCATCGTCGGGTTGGCCTCGAGCATCCGCTCGAAGTCCAGAGACTTCTGCGGGGCGTCGGCGTTGATCTGGAGCAGGACGTCGAACGAGCGGCGTAGCGAATGCCACGGCGGTTCCGTGGTGGGACGGGCGGAGAAGGCCTCGGCCAACTGGGGGCCGAGATCGGCGATCCAGGTGAGCACCACGTCTTCCTTGGTGCCGAAGTAGCGGAAGAACGTGGTGCGGGACAGCCCGGCCTCGGCGGCGATCTGCTCGACCGTGGTGTTGGTGCAGCCCTGCTCGGCGAACAGGCGCGTGGCGATGGTGCTGACCTCGTCGCGCATGGCCAGCCGGGTCCGGTCTCGCAGGGAGCGCTTTTCCGACGTCTCACTCACAAGCAGCAGCGTACCTGGTACCAACCTGCTACTCGGTACCACTTCGGGTTAGAGTCCCTGAAGTACTGACGTGCCGATGAGGTCGCGTCCCGAGAAACCAGAGCAAGGAAGAGACCGTGACGTCGGAATCCGTGAAGCTGTTCACCCCGGTCACCCTGGGCGCGCTGGAGCTGCGTAACCGCCTGGTGATGGCGCCGCTGACGCGCCAGCGCACCCAGGACGACGGGGTGCCGACCGATCTGCACGTCGAGTACTACCGCCAGCGCGCGTCCCTCGGCCTGATCATCACCGAGGGCACCTTCCCGATCCTGGAGGGGCGTACCTGGCTCGGGCAGCCCGGCATCGAGACTGCCGAGCAGATCGCGGGCTGGCGCCGGGTGGCCGACGCCGTGCACGCGGACGGCGGCTCCATCGTCATGCAGATCATGCACGGTGGGCGCATCTCGCACCCCGCGATCACCGGCACCGGTCGCACGGTCGCGCCCAGTGCGGTGGCCGCGCCGGGAGAGATCCGGATCACCGGCGGGGCCAAGGCCGAGCTGCCGGTGCCGACCGCCCTGACCCGGGACGAGATCCAGGGCATCGTCGACGGGTTCGTCACCGCGGCCCGCAACGCCATCGAGGCGGGTCTGGACGGTGTCGAGATCCACAGCGCCAACGGCTATCTCGTGCACCAGTTCCTCGGCCCGACCTCGAACCTCCGCACCGACGAGTACGGCGGCTCCCCGGCCAACCGCGCCCGGCTTCCCATCGAGATCCTCACCGCGGTCGCGGCTGCCATCGGTGCCGAGCGCACCGGTCTGCGCATCTCGCCGGAGCACAACATCCAGGGCGTCGTGGAGAGCGACTCCAACGACCTCTCCGCCACCTACACCGCCCTGGCCGAGGGCCTGGCGCCGCTGGGTCTCGCCTTCGTCGACATCCTGCACATCGACCCGGCCGGGGCACTCGTGCAGCAGTTCCGCAAGGTGGTGCAGACACCGGTCATCGTCAACACCGGCTTCTCGGTCAACACCACGCGCCAGGAGGCGATCTCCCACCTCGAGGAAGGGCTCGCCGAGGCCGTCGCCGTCGGCCGGGCCGTGATCGCCAACCCCGACCTGGTGGCCCGCTGGAGCCAGGACACCGGTGAGAACGCCCCGGACCCGAGCACCTTCTACACCCCCGGCGCGCACGGCTACACCGACTACCCCACCCTCGCCCAGAGCTGATCCACCGCAAAGGAACCACCATGAAAGCCGCTGTGTACTACGAGAACGGGGGCCCCGAGGTCCTGCGTTACGAAGACGTCCCGGACCCCACCCCCACCCCGGACGGGGTGCTGCTGCGGGTCGAGGCCGTGGGTGTGCAGGGCGGTGACCTGCTGCACCGGCAGCTGAGCCCGCTGCCGGCCACCCCGCACGTCGGGGGTTACCAGGCCGCGGGCACCATCATCGCCGTCGGATCGGAGGTGACCACCGTGAAGGAAGGCCAGAAGGCCGTCGCCATGGTCAATTCCGGCTCCCACGCCGAGCTGGTCGCGACGTCGGCGGGCAACGTCTTCATCGTGCCCGACGACATGGACCCGAAGATCGCCTCGGCCATCCCGGTCGAGTTCGCCACCGCCGACGACTGCCTCTTCGGCGTCGGCCGGCTGCAGGCCGGGGAGACCGTGCTGATCCAGGCCGCCGGCAGCGGCGTGGGCCTGGCCGCCGTGCAGCTGGCCAAGGCGGCCGGAGCCGCGGTCATCGGGACGGCCGGCAGCGACGACAAGCTGGCGCGCCTGAAGGAGTACGGCCTCGACCACGGCATCAACTACCGTACGGACGACGTGGTCGCGAAGATCAAGAGTCTCACCGACGGTCGTGGTGTCGACCTGGTGCTCGACCCGGTCGGCGGCCGCACCCTCGAGATCAGTGTCGCCTCCCTGGCCTTCCGCGGGCGGATCAGCTGGATCGGCAACGTGGCTCGCGACCCGGAACGGCCCCGGCTGGACGGCCTGATGGCCAAGAACGCCACACTCAACGGCGTTTTCCTGGGCGGGGCAAGGCCGTTCGAGGCTGAGCGGGTGCGCGGCGTGATCGAGCGCCTGATCGCCCGGATCGCCGCGGGTGAGCTGAAAGTCGTTCTGGACCGTACGTTCGCGCTGTCCGAGGCAGCCGAGGCCCACCGCTACATCGAGAGCCGGGCCTCCTTCGGCCGGGTGACCCTCGTTCCCTAGGCACCTTCTTGTTCGTGATCATGCAGAACCTCCCCGGGGAGGTTCTGCATGATCACGAATGTGAAGAAGGGGCAGGCGCTCAGAAGGCGACGAAAATCCCCAGAATCACCATGAAGAGCCCAGCCACAGCTGGAATGCGCCCGGCGGCCCCGGCTGCCTGGGCGGCGGCGCCGAGGAGAAGGAACACCACTCCGCCCCCGATCGTGTGTGAACCGAATACCCTTCGTGTACGTACGCATTCCGGTGCCGAAGGAGGTGGATGGGCCGGGCTTGACCCGAATTCCAGTTGCGCTTAAGACGGCCGCCCCTAGCGTGCTGGCCCGTCAGACCCATCCGAAGAGAAGGGCCAAGCATGCTCACCCTGAGAGCAAAGGCCGGAGTCCTGCTGGTCGGTGGTGTCGCCGCGACGGCGCTCGCCGCCGGCATCACGACCGCCGTGGTGTCACCCGCCCAGGCGACGCCCGCGGCCAAGCACCGTCCCCGGCCAACGGCCAGTGCCACAGCCACGGCCACAGCCACAGCGACAACTCAAGCGGCCCAGGACCTGGACTCGGCGGCGAAGAAGGAGATCGCGATGCAGCTGGTCTCCAGCGCCGAGAACTCCTCGCTGGACTGGAAGGCGCAGTACGGGTACATCGAGGACATCGACGACGGCCGCGGCTACACCGGCGGCATCATCGGGTTCACCTCGGGCACGCACGACATGCTCGAACTGGTCGAGCAGTACACCGCCGATCACCCGGTCAACGGCCTGGCGAAGTACCTGCCGGCGCTGCGCGCGGTGGACGGTACCGACTCGCACACCGGTCTCGGTAGTGGCTTCGTCACCGCCTGGACGGCGGAGGCCCAGGTCGTGGCCTTCCAGGAGGCCCAGAACAGTGAGCGGGACCGGGTCTACTTCGACCCGGCCGTGGCACAGGCCACGAAGGACGGCCTGCGGGCACTGGGTCAGTTCGCCTACTACGACGCCATGGTCATGCACGGCCCGGGCGACGATGCGGTGAGCTTCGGCGGCATCCGGGCCACCGCCCTGGAGAAGGCCAGGACCCCCGCCGCCGGTGGCGACGAAACCGCTTATCTAAATGCGTTTCTCGATGCCCGTAAGGCGGCGATGCAGACGGAGGAGGCGCACTCCGAAACCGGCCGCGTCGACACCATGCAGCGCAAGTTTCTGATCGAGGGCAACCTGGACCTCGATCCGCCGTTGCGGTGGACGGTGTACGAGGGCGACCCCACGTACGAGATTCTCTGAGTCACTGTCCCACCACGGGTTGCCCCCACCTGGATTCGGACGTATGCCCGAATTTAGGTGGGGCCCCAGTTGGGCTTAAGGCACGGTCCAAGATCATGCCGCCATGCAGAAAACCTCCACCCCGGGCGGTGGCCGGAGGGTTCCCTCCTGGCGCCTCGCGGTCCTGAGTCTCAGCGCGGTGGTTCTGGCCATTGCCGGCACCACCGTCGCGCTCCAGTCGGCGAATGCCGAACAGCCGACCGCTGCGGCCACCACGACCGAGACCGCCGCGAAGAGCACGACGAGCACGTCCACCACCGCTGAGGCGGCAGCCGAGAAGACGACTACCACCGCCGCGACCACCACCGCGGCCAAGGCGACCACGTCGTCCTCCGCCGAGACGACCGAGACGAACGAGACGACCGTGACCACCGCGGCGACCACGTGCACGCGCACGGCGTCGAAGACCGCGAAGACCCGGATCAGCAACATCAAGCTGCCGAACAAGGTGAAGGGTTACGGCGGCGAGGGTGACACCGAGGTGCTGCCGATGGCCATCGCCTCGGCGCCCAACGGCCGCTCCTGGCTGGCCTGGGTCAGCACGAACGACCGGGTCTACCTGCAGCAGCTCAGCTGCGCCGACAAGCTCATCGGCAAGGCCACCAGCTTCGCGGGCATCGACCTGCAAGACGTCTCGGCCGACGCCAAGGGTGGCGTGCTGCTGATCACCAAGAAGGGCAGCTGCGGCACCGGCCCGCTCTGCGGCGGCGCGTCCAGCCCCTGCAACACCATCCACATGATCCGGTTCAACACCAGCGGCAAGCAGGTCTGGGACCAGCAGGTCACGAACCTGACCAGCGCTCGCAAGGGCTACACCAGCGGCGCCCGCTTCGCCTGGTGGTACCAGCACCACGGCCGGCTGGCCTACGACGGCACGAACTACGCCGCCTACTTCGGCACCGCGATCACCGTGAAGAACGGCAACTGCGTCGACGTCCACGAGGGTGACCGCATGCAGGTGGTCAACAACGCCGGCAATATCGTCAAGAGCAAGAGTGTGGACGTCGGTTGCAGTCATGCGTGGACCTCGCGGATCATCTACGACCCGACGAAGAAGAAGTTCGTGATGGTCTGTGCCACGGACAACGACTGCCGCATCGCCCAACCGAATCCGTATCGAACGGTCGCGGCGAGCAAGTGTGACGGCACGCTGTTCGGTGGCGACCTGGTGCTGGCCGGCACGGGTTACTGGACGGCCTGGAGCCAGGGCAACGCGGTCAAGATCTCCCGCTTCACCACCGGCGCGGCCAACAAGACGGTGAAACCCGGCGTCGCGACCCAGCACCCGCACCTGGTGCGGTACAGCAAGAGCAAGATGCTGCTGACCTGGGGTTCCGGCACCAAGACCAAGGCCAAGGTGCTCAGCCGCTCGACCGGTGCCACCATCGGCTCGACGCTGACGATCAACGTGAAGGACCACGACTACATGTCCTTCAAGGAGTTCAAGGACGGCAGCGCGGCCTACGCGGCTGCCGGCGCCACCACGAACTACATCAAGATCGCTCGGGTCATGCCGATCTCCTGATCGTTCGGACACCAAAAAGCGCTCTCCCAGCCGTCCGCCCGCGGCTGGGAGAGCGCTTTCGGTTTGCTGAAGGGCTTACACGGCCCGGCGGTCCGCCCCGGAGACGGCGTCCTGGTCGGGGTCGGCCCGGCGGCTCGACACGATCAGGCTGGCCACGGTGGTGATGACCAGGGTGCCGATGATGACGGTGAGGGAGAGCCAGATCGGGATCTCGCCGTCGAAGGGGGCCCAGTCGGCCCAGTGGTAGGTGTGCATCGCGTGCAGCACGAGCTTCACGCCGATGAAGGCCAGGATCACCGAGAGGCCGAGCGACAGGTAGATGAGCTTCTGCAGCAGGCCACCGATGAGGAAGTACAGCTGGCGCAGGCCCATCAGCGCGAACACGTTCGCGGTGAAGACCAGGTACGGCTCTTCGGTGAGGCCGTAGATGGCGGGGATCGAGTCGAGGGCGAAGAGCAGGTCGGTGCTGCCCAGCGCGACGATCACGAAGAACATCGGGGTGATCATCCGCTTGCCGGCCTGCGAGACGGTCAGCGAACGGCCGTGGAACTCGTTCACCGAGGGAAGACGGCGCTTGACCAGGCGCATGAGCGCGTTGTCGACCGGTTCCTCGTCTTCGTCGTGCTTGCGGTACTCCTTCACCAGGTTGATCGCGGTGTAGATGAGGAATGCGCCGAAGATGAAGAAGACCCAGGAGAAGCGGCTGATCGCGGCCGCACCCACGGCGATGAAGATCGCCCGGAAGATCAGGGCGAGGATGATGCCGATCGTCAGGGCGTACTGCTGGAGGTGCCGCGGCACCGCGAGCTTGCCCATGATGATCAGGAAGATGAACAGGTTGTCGATCGACAGGCTGTACTCGGTCAGCCAGCCGGCGAAGAACTCGCCGGCGTAGCGCGAGCCGGCGGTGGCCCAGACGCCCAGACCGAAGACGATCGCCAGGGCGACGAACGTGGCCACGAAGGCCCCGGCCTCTTTCATGGACGGTTCGTGCACGTTCCGCCCGATGACGAACACGTCCAGGGCGAGTACGGCGACGAGGACCACCGAGGTGATGAGCCAGGTCGAGGTAGAGACGTCCATAGAGACGAGGGGCCTTCCGGTTCGCGGTGTGGTCAGGGCAGGGATGGGGCAACTGCAAGGCCCAACGCTGTCCGTACACAGGTGGTTCCGGGGAAGCACGCAGGGGCGTCCCAGGTCACACCGTCACACCGCGAACCGAAAGATGGTTGCTCGGAAAAACTATTGCAGGGTGACCCGGATCGCGCTCCAGGAGACCGCGGGGAGGGCCAGCCGGAGCTCACCGTCTTCCACCACCACTCCCTCGGCCGCCACCGGCACCACCCGATCCGGATCGTCCGCCGTGTTGGAGGCAGACAGATCATCGTCGGTGAGCGTCCACGCCTCGGCGACCGTGAACGTCCCCTGCTCGAAACTCCCCAGTGGCACCGACAGGGTGACCGCCTCGTCCTGAGACCGGTTCACCACGAACACACTGATCTCACCGGCCTCCTCGTCATGGGTGGCCACCGCGTCGATCACCGGCACCTCACCGAACCGGGCTGTCTCGTACACCGGCCCGTGCGGCTCCACCCGCAGCACCTTGCCCCGGGCCAGTCGGGAGGTGATCGCGAACGGATGGAAGATCGTCTGCCGCCAGGCCGGACCGTCCGGTTCACTGCGGATCGGCGCGATCACGTTGACCAGTTGTGCCTGGCAGGCCGCCGTGACCCGATCGCTGTGCCGGAGCAGGGAGATGAGCAGGTTACCCACCACCACGGCGTCGGTGACGTCGTACCGGTCTTCGATCACCCGCGGGGCGATCCGCCACTCCGACGACAGATTGCCCAGGCTTGCCTCGAAATCGCTTTGGCGCCAGACGTTCCACTCATCGAACGACACCATGATCCGCTTCTTGCTCTTCAGCTTGGCGCCCACGCTGTCCGCGGTGGCGACCACGCTGTCGACGAAGTGGTCCATGTCGACGGCCGAGGCCAGGAAACTCGCGACATCCCCGTTGAGCGGCTCGTAGTACGCGTGGGCCGAGATGTAGTCGACGGCGTCGTAGGTGTGCTCCAGCACCTCCGCCTCCCAGGCCGCGAACGTCGGCATGGACGAACTGGAACTGCCCACAGCGACCAGCTCGAGGTCCGCGTCGGCCGAGCGCAGGGCCCGGGCGGTCTCGGCCGCGAGCCGGCCGTACTCCGCCGCGGTCTTGTGCCCGGTCTGCCAGGGACCGTCGAGTTCGTTGCCCAGGCAGAACATCCGGATCCCGTACGGCTTCTCGCTGCCGTTGGCCCGCCGCAGCTCGGCGAGGTGGGTGCGGTCGGGCTGGTTGATGTACTCGTGTGCGTCGAGAGCCTCCTGCACACCCCGGGTGCCCAGGTTCAGCGCGTACATCACCTCCACCCCGGCCTTGTCCGCCCACTTCACGAACTCGTCGATGCCGACCTCGTTCGTCTCCAGGCTGTGCCAGGCGAGATCTCTTCGGACCGGGCGCTCCGAGACCGGGCCGATGCCGTCTTCCCAGCGGTAACCGGAGACGAAATTGCCTCCGGGATAACGCACCAGGGAGACCCCGAGTTCACGGGTGAGGGCCAGCACGTCTTCCCGGAAGCCGTCACCGTCTGCCGTCGGATGGCCCGGCTCGTAGATGCCGGTGTAGACGCAGCGGCCCATGTGCTCGACGAACGAGCCGAACGTGCGACGGGAGACGGGAGCGACAGTGAAGGCCGGATCGAGCCGGAACGAGGCGGAGAGCACAGGTTTTCTCCCGTTGTGTAGCCGAGTCAGGGTCACTTGAGGCTTCCCACCGTCAGGCCGCCCTGCCAGTAACGCTGCAGGGTCAGGAAGGCGAGCACGAGCGGGAGGACCGAGACCAGTGAACCGACGATGATGAGGTTCCAGAGTGACTGCCCGCCACCGTTGTTGGAGGCGGCCAGTTGTTCCCACAGGCCGATGCCGACGGTCAGCGGGTACAGCTTGGAGCTGGAGAGCATGGTCAGGGGCAGGAAATAGTTGTTCCAGGTGGCGACGACGCTCAGCAGCATCACGGTGACCACCCCCGGGCGCATCAGGGGCAGCGCGACCTGCAGGAAGATCCGCAGCTCACCGGCCCCGTCGATACGCGCGGCGTCGACCAGTTCCTCGGGGATCGACCCGGCCGTGTAGACCCGCATCAGGTACACCGCGAACGGGCTGAGCAGCGACGGCAGGATCACCGCCCAGATGGTGTCGGTGAGCCCGGCGTTCGACATCATCACGAACGTCGGGATCACCAGGGCGGTGAGCGGAACCATGACCGACCCGAGCACCGCCGCGAAAACCAGGTTGCGTCCGGTGAACCGGTACATCGCGAAGCCGTAGCCGGCGAGTACCGAGACGATCGTGCACCCGATCCCGCCGACCCCGGCGTAGAGCACCGAGTTCCACAGCCAGCGCAGGTATTCGCCGTTGTTGTAGGTGAACAGGTCGCCCAGGTTGCCGAACAGGTGGAACCCGTCGAACCAGAGCGCACCGGATCCGGAGAACAGACCCTGCGCGTTCTTCGTGCTGGCCA
The Kineosporia sp. NBRC 101731 genome window above contains:
- a CDS encoding TetR family transcriptional regulator is translated as MSETSEKRSLRDRTRLAMRDEVSTIATRLFAEQGCTNTTVEQIAAEAGLSRTTFFRYFGTKEDVVLTWIADLGPQLAEAFSARPTTEPPWHSLRRSFDVLLQINADAPQKSLDFERMLEANPTMRTRRREKQHEWEKLLRPVVAARLPGEVPADQDPRPRALVASAVECWNAALDTWRTCDGAVSREVLLDRAMDTLPG
- a CDS encoding alkene reductase translates to MKLFTPVTLGALELRNRLVMAPLTRQRTQDDGVPTDLHVEYYRQRASLGLIITEGTFPILEGRTWLGQPGIETAEQIAGWRRVADAVHADGGSIVMQIMHGGRISHPAITGTGRTVAPSAVAAPGEIRITGGAKAELPVPTALTRDEIQGIVDGFVTAARNAIEAGLDGVEIHSANGYLVHQFLGPTSNLRTDEYGGSPANRARLPIEILTAVAAAIGAERTGLRISPEHNIQGVVESDSNDLSATYTALAEGLAPLGLAFVDILHIDPAGALVQQFRKVVQTPVIVNTGFSVNTTRQEAISHLEEGLAEAVAVGRAVIANPDLVARWSQDTGENAPDPSTFYTPGAHGYTDYPTLAQS
- a CDS encoding zinc-binding dehydrogenase, translating into MKAAVYYENGGPEVLRYEDVPDPTPTPDGVLLRVEAVGVQGGDLLHRQLSPLPATPHVGGYQAAGTIIAVGSEVTTVKEGQKAVAMVNSGSHAELVATSAGNVFIVPDDMDPKIASAIPVEFATADDCLFGVGRLQAGETVLIQAAGSGVGLAAVQLAKAAGAAVIGTAGSDDKLARLKEYGLDHGINYRTDDVVAKIKSLTDGRGVDLVLDPVGGRTLEISVASLAFRGRISWIGNVARDPERPRLDGLMAKNATLNGVFLGGARPFEAERVRGVIERLIARIAAGELKVVLDRTFALSEAAEAHRYIESRASFGRVTLVP
- a CDS encoding chitosanase; protein product: MLTLRAKAGVLLVGGVAATALAAGITTAVVSPAQATPAAKHRPRPTASATATATATATTQAAQDLDSAAKKEIAMQLVSSAENSSLDWKAQYGYIEDIDDGRGYTGGIIGFTSGTHDMLELVEQYTADHPVNGLAKYLPALRAVDGTDSHTGLGSGFVTAWTAEAQVVAFQEAQNSERDRVYFDPAVAQATKDGLRALGQFAYYDAMVMHGPGDDAVSFGGIRATALEKARTPAAGGDETAYLNAFLDARKAAMQTEEAHSETGRVDTMQRKFLIEGNLDLDPPLRWTVYEGDPTYEIL
- a CDS encoding TerC family protein, with amino-acid sequence MDVSTSTWLITSVVLVAVLALDVFVIGRNVHEPSMKEAGAFVATFVALAIVFGLGVWATAGSRYAGEFFAGWLTEYSLSIDNLFIFLIIMGKLAVPRHLQQYALTIGIILALIFRAIFIAVGAAAISRFSWVFFIFGAFLIYTAINLVKEYRKHDEDEEPVDNALMRLVKRRLPSVNEFHGRSLTVSQAGKRMITPMFFVIVALGSTDLLFALDSIPAIYGLTEEPYLVFTANVFALMGLRQLYFLIGGLLQKLIYLSLGLSVILAFIGVKLVLHAMHTYHWADWAPFDGEIPIWLSLTVIIGTLVITTVASLIVSSRRADPDQDAVSGADRRAV
- a CDS encoding alpha-N-arabinofuranosidase, producing MLSASFRLDPAFTVAPVSRRTFGSFVEHMGRCVYTGIYEPGHPTADGDGFREDVLALTRELGVSLVRYPGGNFVSGYRWEDGIGPVSERPVRRDLAWHSLETNEVGIDEFVKWADKAGVEVMYALNLGTRGVQEALDAHEYINQPDRTHLAELRRANGSEKPYGIRMFCLGNELDGPWQTGHKTAAEYGRLAAETARALRSADADLELVAVGSSSSSMPTFAAWEAEVLEHTYDAVDYISAHAYYEPLNGDVASFLASAVDMDHFVDSVVATADSVGAKLKSKKRIMVSFDEWNVWRQSDFEASLGNLSSEWRIAPRVIEDRYDVTDAVVVGNLLISLLRHSDRVTAACQAQLVNVIAPIRSEPDGPAWRQTIFHPFAITSRLARGKVLRVEPHGPVYETARFGEVPVIDAVATHDEEAGEISVFVVNRSQDEAVTLSVPLGSFEQGTFTVAEAWTLTDDDLSASNTADDPDRVVPVAAEGVVVEDGELRLALPAVSWSAIRVTLQ
- a CDS encoding carbohydrate ABC transporter permease — encoded protein: MSKPRHVGAKLILLALVCYFLLPVWWLLVASTKNAQGLFSGSGALWFDGFHLFGNLGDLFTYNNGEYLRWLWNSVLYAGVGGIGCTIVSVLAGYGFAMYRFTGRNLVFAAVLGSVMVPLTALVIPTFVMMSNAGLTDTIWAVILPSLLSPFAVYLMRVYTAGSIPEELVDAARIDGAGELRIFLQVALPLMRPGVVTVMLLSVVATWNNYFLPLTMLSSSKLYPLTVGIGLWEQLAASNNGGGQSLWNLIIVGSLVSVLPLVLAFLTLQRYWQGGLTVGSLK